The following proteins come from a genomic window of Sphingosinicella flava:
- a CDS encoding DUF885 domain-containing protein, producing MLRSLLLASTLLLSAPAIAAAAPQAPAPAAAPAKNAGLAALFEAYDQAQLALSPISKSYRAIRDGDYGKWDEIGAAADERSRALDLKTLADLRARFPRASLSPEDQLSVDIFENRIARSESLWPYRDYGYVFDQMNGAQSEGPAFLINIHRVDNLAEAEAYVSRLRTLDTYLDQAMAEAKERAALGVLPPKWVFPYVISDARNVISGAPFDTGADNDVFADFKTKVGKLAIAEGEKARLIEEARKALVEDVKPAYERLIALMQEQEKQAGTDDGIWRFKDGAGQYAALLRSYTTTNLNADQIHQLGLDQVDRIHNEMRGIMRQVGFTGTLQQFFEKMRTDPQFYFPNTDAGRQQYLDKTQTFNTEMEKLLPGYFGTTPKSSLQVKRVEPFREKSAGKAFYDRPAPDGSRPGIYYVNLYNMADMPWTEIEALFYHEGIPGHHLQLAVQTELGDSVPPFRRFGGFTAYSEGWGLYAERLGKDMGQYKDPYSDFGRLQLELHRAIRLVVDSGIHHKRWTREQAIKYVEDNSADAKGGIVKAIERYIVYPGQATAYMVGKLKIEELRTRAQQALGDKFDIKEFHDAVLLSGPVPLDLLERNVDQWIARKKAA from the coding sequence ATGCTGCGTTCCCTGCTTCTCGCTTCCACGCTACTTCTCTCGGCCCCCGCCATCGCCGCAGCGGCGCCTCAAGCCCCGGCTCCGGCCGCTGCGCCCGCGAAAAATGCCGGTCTCGCCGCTCTCTTCGAAGCGTACGATCAGGCCCAGCTCGCTTTGTCGCCCATTTCCAAATCCTATCGCGCGATCCGCGACGGCGATTATGGCAAGTGGGACGAGATCGGCGCCGCCGCCGATGAACGAAGCCGCGCGCTCGACCTCAAGACCCTTGCCGACCTGCGCGCCCGCTTTCCACGCGCTTCGCTGTCGCCCGAGGATCAGCTGAGCGTCGATATTTTCGAAAACCGCATCGCGCGGAGCGAGTCGCTCTGGCCCTATCGCGACTATGGCTATGTCTTCGACCAGATGAACGGCGCGCAAAGCGAAGGCCCCGCCTTCCTCATCAACATCCACCGCGTCGACAATCTCGCCGAGGCCGAGGCCTATGTATCGCGCCTCAGGACGCTGGACACCTATCTCGATCAGGCCATGGCGGAGGCGAAGGAGCGGGCGGCGCTCGGCGTGCTGCCGCCCAAATGGGTCTTCCCTTATGTGATCAGCGACGCGCGGAACGTCATCTCCGGCGCGCCCTTCGACACTGGCGCGGACAATGACGTCTTCGCCGACTTCAAGACGAAGGTCGGCAAGCTCGCCATCGCGGAGGGCGAAAAGGCGCGCCTGATCGAGGAGGCGCGCAAGGCGCTCGTCGAAGACGTGAAGCCCGCTTACGAACGCCTCATCGCGCTGATGCAGGAGCAGGAGAAGCAGGCCGGGACCGACGATGGCATCTGGCGGTTCAAGGACGGCGCCGGGCAATATGCGGCGCTGCTGCGCTCCTACACCACCACCAACCTCAATGCCGATCAAATTCACCAGCTCGGCCTCGACCAGGTCGACCGCATCCACAACGAGATGCGCGGGATCATGCGCCAAGTCGGCTTCACCGGCACCTTGCAGCAATTTTTCGAAAAGATGCGGACCGATCCGCAATTCTATTTCCCGAACACCGATGCCGGGCGCCAGCAATATCTGGACAAGACGCAAACCTTCAACACGGAGATGGAAAAGCTGCTTCCCGGCTATTTTGGCACCACGCCCAAATCCTCGTTGCAGGTGAAGCGGGTCGAGCCGTTCCGCGAGAAATCGGCGGGCAAAGCCTTTTACGACAGACCGGCGCCGGACGGCTCGCGCCCCGGCATCTATTACGTCAACCTCTACAACATGGCCGACATGCCGTGGACCGAGATCGAGGCGCTCTTCTATCACGAAGGCATTCCGGGCCACCACCTCCAGCTCGCCGTGCAGACGGAGCTTGGCGACAGCGTGCCGCCCTTCCGCCGGTTCGGCGGCTTCACTGCTTATTCCGAAGGCTGGGGCCTTTATGCCGAGCGGCTCGGCAAGGACATGGGTCAGTATAAGGATCCCTATAGCGATTTCGGCCGCTTGCAGCTGGAGCTGCACCGCGCCATCCGCCTCGTCGTCGATTCCGGCATCCACCACAAACGCTGGACCCGCGAACAGGCGATCAAATATGTCGAGGACAATAGCGCCGACGCCAAGGGCGGCATCGTCAAGGCGATCGAACGCTACATCGTCTATCCGGGCCAGGCGACGGCCTATATGGTCGGCAAATTGAAGATCGAAGAATTGCGCACCCGCGCGCAGCAGGCTTTGGGCGACAAGTTCGACATCAAGGAATTCCACGACGCCGTCCTGCTCTCCGGCCCGGTCCCGCTCGACCTTCTGGAACGGAATGTCGACCAGTGGATCGCGCGGAAGAAAGCGGCCTAG
- a CDS encoding quinone-dependent dihydroorotate dehydrogenase, with protein MALYPLIRPLLFRLDAERAHGLTIAALKRLRPGVPDEDPVLATDVAGLHFPNPVGLAPGFDKNAEVFGQALRLGFGFAEVGTLTPRAQGGNPRPRLFRLVEDRAVINRMGFNNAGLDAAKKRLAGRGPGIVGVNIGANKDSADRIADYARGAREMAPFASYLTVNISSPNTPGLRALQDKGALDELLAAVAEARGAGGPPVFLKLAPDLRRSEIGDIVAVATARKMDALIVSNTTLARPHLHSLHCREQGGLSGAPLKCIALEALRDFRSAAGGAIPLIAAGGIESGADAYARIRAGASLVQIYSAMVYEGPGLARRIVRELRALVRRDGFATLAEAVGADA; from the coding sequence ATGGCGCTTTATCCGCTGATCCGTCCCTTGCTGTTCCGCCTCGACGCCGAGCGGGCGCACGGCCTCACCATCGCCGCGTTGAAGAGGCTGCGGCCTGGAGTGCCGGACGAGGATCCGGTTCTGGCTACCGATGTCGCGGGGCTGCATTTTCCCAACCCCGTCGGCCTCGCGCCGGGTTTCGACAAGAATGCCGAGGTGTTCGGCCAGGCGCTGCGTCTCGGCTTCGGCTTCGCGGAAGTCGGCACGCTGACCCCGCGCGCGCAGGGCGGCAATCCGAGGCCGCGCCTGTTCCGGCTGGTCGAGGATCGGGCGGTGATCAACCGGATGGGCTTCAACAATGCTGGACTGGACGCGGCCAAGAAGCGGCTTGCCGGGCGCGGGCCCGGGATCGTCGGCGTCAATATCGGAGCGAACAAGGACAGCGCCGACCGGATCGCCGATTATGCCCGGGGTGCACGGGAGATGGCGCCGTTCGCCAGCTACCTGACCGTCAATATCTCCTCCCCCAACACGCCGGGGCTGCGCGCGTTGCAGGACAAAGGCGCGCTCGACGAATTGCTCGCGGCGGTTGCGGAGGCGCGGGGAGCAGGCGGGCCGCCGGTCTTCCTGAAGCTCGCGCCCGACCTGCGCAGGAGCGAGATCGGCGACATCGTGGCGGTCGCGACCGCGCGGAAGATGGACGCGCTGATCGTTTCCAACACTACGCTCGCGCGGCCGCATCTCCATTCGCTCCACTGCCGGGAGCAAGGCGGACTGTCGGGCGCCCCGCTGAAGTGCATCGCGCTGGAGGCCTTGCGCGATTTTCGCAGCGCGGCCGGCGGCGCGATTCCGCTGATCGCGGCAGGCGGGATCGAGAGCGGGGCCGACGCCTATGCCCGCATCCGCGCCGGGGCGAGCCTGGTGCAAATCTATTCGGCCATGGTTTATGAAGGGCCCGGGCTCGCGCGGCGGATTGTGCGGGAGCTGCGTGCCCTAGTG